One genomic window of Ctenopharyngodon idella isolate HZGC_01 chromosome 18, HZGC01, whole genome shotgun sequence includes the following:
- the gnrhr4 gene encoding gonadotropin releasing hormone receptor 4, with protein MNDSSPTSENIMFHQLTADALNGSCDYTLPTCNNSTGEAALQLPTFSMAAKVRVIITFTLCAVSAVCNLAVLWAASTNNKRKSHVRILIMNLTVADLLVTFIVMPVDAAWNITVQWLAGDLACRLLMFLKLVAMYSCAFVTVVISLDRQSAILNPLAINKAKKKNKIMLSVAWAMSVVLSVPQMFLFHNVTITVPANFTQCTTRGSFVQHWQETIYNMFTFICLFLIPLAIMICCYTRILVEISRRMTKGNISSKEVHLRRSNSNIPKARMRTLKMSIVIVTSFIVCWTPYYLLGLWYWFLPEDLEETVSHSLTHILFIFGLFNAILDPITYGLFTIHFRKGLKRYCRNAAVLTESENNSILTGSLKCSPSPFRMKRVTQTTPGADPEKNMVSGEDKKPESKNKE; from the exons ATGAATGACAGCTCTCCAACATCTGAGAACATCATGTTTCACCAGCTGACTGCAGATGCTCTGAACGGCAGTTGTGACTACACCTTGCCCACGTGTAACAATAGCACAGGTGAAGCGGCATTGCAGCTGCCCACCTTTTCCATGGCAGCGAAAGTGAGGGTGATAATTACCTTTACTCTTTGCGCAGTGTCAGCTGTGTGCAACCTCGCCGTGTTGTGGGCTGCCAGCACCAACAACAAGCGCAAATCCCATGTACGTATTTTAATCATGAACCTCACCGTTGCCGACCTGCTGGTGACTTTCATCGTGATGCCAGTGGATGCGGCTTGGAACATTACGGTTCAGTGGTTGGCGGGGGATCTGGCTTGCAGATTGTTAATGTTTCTGAAGCTCGTGGCTATGTACTCCTGTGCGTTCGTGACTGTGGTCATAAGCCTGGACAGGCAGTCGGCCATTCTCAACCCTCTGGCCATCAATAAGGCTAAGAAGAAGAACAAAATAATGCTAAGCGTGGCCTGGGCGATGAGTGTTGTGCTCTCTGTCCCTCAG ATGTTTCTCTTTCACAATGTGACCATCACGGTGCCAGCCAATTTCACTCAGTGCACCACCCGAGGGAGCTTCGTCCAACACTGGCAGGAGACCATTTACAATATGTTCACTTTCATTTGCCTCTTCTTGATACCTCTGGCCATCATGATCTGCTGCTACACGAGGATCTTGGTGGAGATCTCCCGAAGGATGACCAAAGGAAACA TATCTTCAAAGGAAGTCCACTTAAGGCGTTCCAACAGCAACATCCCAAAGGCCCGTATGAGGACTTTGAAAATGAGCATAGTCATTGTGACGTCTTTCATAGTTTGTTGGACGCCGTACTACCTGCTGGGTCTCTGGTACTGGTTCCTTCCTGAGGATTTAGAAGAGACAGTttctcactcactgactcacatACTGTTTATTTTTGGACTTTTTAATGCAATTCTGGATCCCATCACTTATGGCCTCTTCACCATCCATTTCCGCAAAGGACTGAAGCGTTACTGTCGCAACGCGGCCGTACTCACAGAGTCAGAAAATAACTCAATCCTGACGGGCTCATTGAAATGCTCACCATCTCCGTTTCGCATGAAAAGAGTGACCCAGACGACTCCAGGAGCTGATCCAGAAAAGAATATGGTGAGTGGTGAAGATAAGAAGCCAGAGAGTAAAAACAAGGAATAG